The Bos indicus x Bos taurus breed Angus x Brahman F1 hybrid chromosome 10, Bos_hybrid_MaternalHap_v2.0, whole genome shotgun sequence genome has a segment encoding these proteins:
- the NUMB gene encoding protein numb homolog isoform X2, producing the protein MLAGFQERASQKSKLVKIKMNKLRQSFRRKKDVYVPEASRPHQWQTDEEGVRSGKCSFPVKYLGHVEVDESRGMHICEDAVKRLKAERKFFKGFFGKTGKKAVKAVLWVSADGLRVVDEKTKDLIVDQTIEKVSFCAPDRNFDRAFSYICRDGTTRRWICHCFMAVKDTGERLSHAVGCAFAACLERKQKREKECGVTATFDASRTTFTREGSFRVTTATEQAEREEIMKQIQDAKKDKTAVGSSVAPGNIATSPSSPTSPTLDATASLEMNNPHAIPRRHAPIEQLARQGSFRGFPALSQKMSPFKRQLSLRINELPSTMQRKTDFPIKHTVPEVDGEAESISSLCSQITSAFSTPSEDPFSSAPMTKPVTVVAPQSPAFQANGTDSAFHVLAAKPAPTALAPVAMPVRETNPWAYAPDAANKGIAATHSGTEWGQSSGAVSPGLFQAGHRRTPSEADRWLEEVSKSVRAQQPQASAAPLQPVLQPPPPTAISQPVPPFQGNAFLTSQPVPVGVVPPLQPAFVAAQSYPVANGMTYPASNVPVVGITPSQMVANVFGTTGHPQAAQPHQSPSLVKQQTFPQYETSSATASPFFKPPAQHLNGSAALNGVDDSRLASGDKQTEAPAGTCMVDPFEAQWAALESKSKQRTNPSPTNPFSSDLQKTFEIEL; encoded by the exons TACCTTGGGCATGTAGAAGTTGATGAATCAAGAGGAATGCACATCTGTGAAGATGCTGTAAAAAGACTGAAAGCT GAAAGGAAGTTCTTCAAAGGCTTCTTTGGAAAA actggaaagaaagcTGTTAAGGCAGTCCTGTGGGTATCGGCAGATGGACTCAGAGTTGTGGATGAAAAAACTAAG GACCTCATAGTTGACCAGACAATAGAAAAAGTTTCTTTCTGTGCCCCAGATAGGAACTTTGATAGGGCCTTCTCTTATATATGTCGTGATGGCACAACTCGGCGCTGGATCTGTCACTGCTTCATGGCCGTCAAGGACACG GGTGAAAGACTGAGCCATGCTGTAGGCTGTGCCTTTGCAGCCTGTTTAGAACGTAAGCAGAAGCGGGAGAAGGAATGTGGAGTGACTGCTACTTTCGATGCCAGTCGAACCACTTTCACGAGAGAAGGATCATTCCGTGTTACCACAGCCACTGAGCAAGCAGAAAGAGAGGAGATTATGAAACAAATCCAAGATGCCAAGAAAG ATAAGACAGCTGTTGGTTCGTCAGTGGCCCCTGGCAACATTGCcacctccccatcctctcccaccTCTCCCACTCTGGATGCCACTGCCTCTCTGGAGATGAACAATCCTCACGCCATCCCACGCCGGCATGCACCAATTGAACAGCTTGCTCGCCAAGGCTCTTTCCGAGGATTTCCTGCTCTTAGCCAGAAGATGTCACCCTTTAAACGCCAACTGTCCCTGCGCATCAATGAGTTGCCTTCCACTATGCAGAGGAAGACTGATTTCCCCATAAAACACACAG TGCCAGAGGTAGACGGCGAAGCAGAGAGCATCAGCTCCCTGTGCTCACAGATCACCAGTGCCTTCAGCACACCCTCTGAGGATCCCTTCTCATCCGCCCCAATGACCAAACCAGTGACGGTGGTGGCACCACAGTCTCCCGCCTTTCAAG CTAATGGCACTGACTCAGCCTTCCATGTGCTTGCTGCTAAGCCAGCCCCTACTGCTCTAGCACCCGTAGCAATGCCTGTGCGTGAAACCAACCCTTGGGCCTATGCCCCTGATGCTGCTAACAAGGGAATTGCAGCCACACATTCGG GGACCGAGTGGGGTCAGTCTTCCGGTGCTGTCTCTCCAGGTCTCTTCCAGGCTGGTCACAGACGCACTCCCTCCGAGGCCGACCGCTGGTTGGAGGAGGTGTCCAAGAGCGTCCGGGCTCAGCAGCCCCAGGCCTCAGCTGCCCCTCTGCAGCCGGTTCTCCAGCCGCCCCCACCCACTGCCATCTCCCAGCCAGTGCCACCTTTCCAAGGAAATGCATTCCTCACCTCTCAGCCCGTGCCAGTGGGCGTGGTCCCACCCTTGCAGCCAGCCTTTGTCGCTGCCCAGTCCTATCCTGTGGCTAACGGGATGACCTATCCAGCCTCTAACGTGCCCGTGGTGGGCATCACTCCCTCCCAGATGGTCGCCAACGTGTTTGGCACCACAGGCCACCCACAGGCTGCCCAGCCCCATCAGTCTCCCAGCCTGGTCAAGCAGCAGACATTCCCACAGTACGAGACAAGCAGTGCTACTGCCAGTCCCTTCTTTAAGCCTCCTGCTCAGCACCTCAACGGTTCTGCAGCTCTCAATGGCGTAGACGACAGCAGGTTGGCCTCAGGAGACAAGCAGACTGAGGCTCCTGCAGGCACCTGCATGGTGGATCCCTTCGAGGCCCAGTGGGCAGCCTTGGAAAGCAAGTCCAAGCAGCGTActaacccctcccccaccaatcCTTTCTCCAGTGATTTACAGAAGACTTTTGAAATCGAACTTTAA
- the NUMB gene encoding protein numb homolog isoform X4: MLAGFQERASQKSKLVKIKMNKLRQSFRRKKDVYVPEASRPHQWQTDEEGVRSGKCSFPVKYLGHVEVDESRGMHICEDAVKRLKATGKKAVKAVLWVSADGLRVVDEKTKDLIVDQTIEKVSFCAPDRNFDRAFSYICRDGTTRRWICHCFMAVKDTGERLSHAVGCAFAACLERKQKREKECGVTATFDASRTTFTREGSFRVTTATEQAEREEIMKQIQDAKKDKTAVGSSVAPGNIATSPSSPTSPTLDATASLEMNNPHAIPRRHAPIEQLARQGSFRGFPALSQKMSPFKRQLSLRINELPSTMQRKTDFPIKHTVPEVDGEAESISSLCSQITSAFSTPSEDPFSSAPMTKPVTVVAPQSPAFQANGTDSAFHVLAAKPAPTALAPVAMPVRETNPWAYAPDAANKGIAATHSGTEWGQSSGAVSPGLFQAGHRRTPSEADRWLEEVSKSVRAQQPQASAAPLQPVLQPPPPTAISQPVPPFQGNAFLTSQPVPVGVVPPLQPAFVAAQSYPVANGMTYPASNVPVVGITPSQMVANVFGTTGHPQAAQPHQSPSLVKQQTFPQYETSSATASPFFKPPAQHLNGSAALNGVDDSRLASGDKQTEAPAGTCMVDPFEAQWAALESKSKQRTNPSPTNPFSSDLQKTFEIEL; encoded by the exons TACCTTGGGCATGTAGAAGTTGATGAATCAAGAGGAATGCACATCTGTGAAGATGCTGTAAAAAGACTGAAAGCT actggaaagaaagcTGTTAAGGCAGTCCTGTGGGTATCGGCAGATGGACTCAGAGTTGTGGATGAAAAAACTAAG GACCTCATAGTTGACCAGACAATAGAAAAAGTTTCTTTCTGTGCCCCAGATAGGAACTTTGATAGGGCCTTCTCTTATATATGTCGTGATGGCACAACTCGGCGCTGGATCTGTCACTGCTTCATGGCCGTCAAGGACACG GGTGAAAGACTGAGCCATGCTGTAGGCTGTGCCTTTGCAGCCTGTTTAGAACGTAAGCAGAAGCGGGAGAAGGAATGTGGAGTGACTGCTACTTTCGATGCCAGTCGAACCACTTTCACGAGAGAAGGATCATTCCGTGTTACCACAGCCACTGAGCAAGCAGAAAGAGAGGAGATTATGAAACAAATCCAAGATGCCAAGAAAG ATAAGACAGCTGTTGGTTCGTCAGTGGCCCCTGGCAACATTGCcacctccccatcctctcccaccTCTCCCACTCTGGATGCCACTGCCTCTCTGGAGATGAACAATCCTCACGCCATCCCACGCCGGCATGCACCAATTGAACAGCTTGCTCGCCAAGGCTCTTTCCGAGGATTTCCTGCTCTTAGCCAGAAGATGTCACCCTTTAAACGCCAACTGTCCCTGCGCATCAATGAGTTGCCTTCCACTATGCAGAGGAAGACTGATTTCCCCATAAAACACACAG TGCCAGAGGTAGACGGCGAAGCAGAGAGCATCAGCTCCCTGTGCTCACAGATCACCAGTGCCTTCAGCACACCCTCTGAGGATCCCTTCTCATCCGCCCCAATGACCAAACCAGTGACGGTGGTGGCACCACAGTCTCCCGCCTTTCAAG CTAATGGCACTGACTCAGCCTTCCATGTGCTTGCTGCTAAGCCAGCCCCTACTGCTCTAGCACCCGTAGCAATGCCTGTGCGTGAAACCAACCCTTGGGCCTATGCCCCTGATGCTGCTAACAAGGGAATTGCAGCCACACATTCGG GGACCGAGTGGGGTCAGTCTTCCGGTGCTGTCTCTCCAGGTCTCTTCCAGGCTGGTCACAGACGCACTCCCTCCGAGGCCGACCGCTGGTTGGAGGAGGTGTCCAAGAGCGTCCGGGCTCAGCAGCCCCAGGCCTCAGCTGCCCCTCTGCAGCCGGTTCTCCAGCCGCCCCCACCCACTGCCATCTCCCAGCCAGTGCCACCTTTCCAAGGAAATGCATTCCTCACCTCTCAGCCCGTGCCAGTGGGCGTGGTCCCACCCTTGCAGCCAGCCTTTGTCGCTGCCCAGTCCTATCCTGTGGCTAACGGGATGACCTATCCAGCCTCTAACGTGCCCGTGGTGGGCATCACTCCCTCCCAGATGGTCGCCAACGTGTTTGGCACCACAGGCCACCCACAGGCTGCCCAGCCCCATCAGTCTCCCAGCCTGGTCAAGCAGCAGACATTCCCACAGTACGAGACAAGCAGTGCTACTGCCAGTCCCTTCTTTAAGCCTCCTGCTCAGCACCTCAACGGTTCTGCAGCTCTCAATGGCGTAGACGACAGCAGGTTGGCCTCAGGAGACAAGCAGACTGAGGCTCCTGCAGGCACCTGCATGGTGGATCCCTTCGAGGCCCAGTGGGCAGCCTTGGAAAGCAAGTCCAAGCAGCGTActaacccctcccccaccaatcCTTTCTCCAGTGATTTACAGAAGACTTTTGAAATCGAACTTTAA